The Diorhabda sublineata isolate icDioSubl1.1 chromosome 6, icDioSubl1.1, whole genome shotgun sequence genome includes a window with the following:
- the LOC130445638 gene encoding spatacsin isoform X1 has protein sequence MDSIAENNEKPTPPRNLKPENIGLWKGWCCKGDREVAREAAAKGIAMDLVALFISQRKKIDLKEAEDYYKNEVLTWVNDLLNRKQIFRVSHILSNIGINPQEELSKIFCNTVNRELREYIGNHLKNQSKLDDNLLHLWHFLEIILNNSLVMSKWKLERNSIECLKNQESSWKSKIAVKLFLRSYDAKLIPFLTAEAVWKQLLAYHDIKLLYSWNHIHYTESYDTIEIPDNLLKVFKQFPITNDMINYLNSPEILPHVSTFILNDLCRFGIFCDRDKKNFMNIITRLYNSNNLPNIYEILRDRNSNLTEKVFLNQLVDYCVDNRLIHVMSSCIENFEINEDTVKGNRYLELVLNFRQLIKDFEEPLLRDNIIEVSTFLSENLEVYFKKNPLILLSIILFSKEISMESLIEGKTLKMDEIVSSESIDCLLEEIPSLITITNRKKVIEEEKKLYFYELLLKHYGVNVNQLYFFQFGDSVLPDFTNTLLQKKFGYVKKINYIFYVKQYRPSIASKLYLLNQYEDFKGFSEGDIKVLRKKIFKIVLRNITNIEITSSCVAFLEMIGVDSNFIKITVTVIKILLEDGIETNILKKMFSNIENNPTEILSVLEPIVMKEIDFDNLLDGSYFIKAVKSYDIVVNFTICYDLKLPEMFLKACGANNMWLPFLVFAQMKNYPAEQIKPLVQSFRNPNMLEHLHHSVVHDINIEHNVLMGERDSRNHYLSRIGVRKSLENLNQGGSIYSAPSRSSYGSGSSSGGSDFLEIDVSNTKATLLQTLIRCHSSTDPPRALLQACQLYKNPVLAIFATSYEPDSLITNWLTWLAVSSGLYEVFTNFELIALNSQSVSKLLNDVMKNRFPKTLLQSFEIFMPTNPLRYFVEFLNLCIEGVQDVTILTALLNTFKTSLGQCRRYSLISETDHEMTYSNNIIWIEKIVVELLSSTLQFNVTSLHEQLGLVRTLNKIDINKYVNCPDFTNFFDVLEIVYNSNSDIRFNIDLFLSDKGEDAALDECVNAFLDNFRFDDALKVAKIKNAPSDIILIRQWEHKFKTKDSRGLEFWIKCNDEFESRKLTADCVVKFFLEHVSKVETTIEKFELINLAHKWSKNNDLPSRNDLEKEKWSVYITLEEKWRTLDNIIAEETLRLVPFEEMLNMLEEIPVNNKILSPEAINIINTMINDALDNDRFWLAVKLEKIFGCKNPHLDILKLCHSLAEGLVQPQHIGPEHKLFLSKGLSFGRLSHKKTQLFTRNPGNVPRFSIDVINDSASSSSTSEGTVDTVNDSGRDILGMLSSLAGRITCGVEIAQTILMTYRISINIDIPYKLIVPTKDPMRMLKAVLEENCSNKLEIVHDFVSVYKWTKEQVADLICEEIVTAATKFVQSWLEGFTMWDIKMDEDFNLVLKLLPDNCSSILGDKLYAFASATHKSQVVAALNFKINQIALVIELLIIAHSCYTADCNMEGIFLILKKSRIVVSHLLKLRSWKLIVRLLTGVGRYTEMTYVFEILRENDQFEFLLRKGSRKDNALKAALLEYLKKYCPENKELYKIVALHFTLFSEVATIWEGEAGYVINNLIAIAKLDMQNNKLDPDTEPFILFSNTEDTKMCLNKALEYYTHATEFHLQGEKLTKAMNSAKQAELIALQISLFKGLPNNANVFCLLNLIEIQIRELITHHLSFDQSLILSESYGYYPEWGAVLFAQFVKQNRTNYLEGFVKHLPLTDSLVNDISRRFLSSKTNNICEINNMKTILYQLPSVHTKYRIASELGFTDFVEDLISSDQLAYLKDTVWKNGYRN, from the exons ATGGACTCGATTGCAGAAAATAACGag aaaCCTACTCCACCTCGGAATTTAAAACCTGAAAACATCGGATTATGGAAGGGGTGGTGCTGCAAAGGAGACAGAGAAGTCGCAAGAGAAGCGGCTGCAAAAGGCATCGCCATGGACCTAGTAGCACTGTTTATTTCACaaaggaaaaaaatcgatttgaaaGAAGCAgaagattattataaaaatgag GTACTTACATGGGTAAACGACCTTCTAAATcgcaaacaaatatttagagTATCTCATATATTGAGTAACATAGGAATCAATCCTCAAGAAgaattatcgaaaatattttgtaatacgGTGAATCGGGAATTACGAGAGTATATtggaaatcatttaaaaaatcaaagtaaattggACGATAATTTGTTACACTTATGgcattttcttgaaataattttgaacaacaGTTTGGTTATGTCCAAGTGGAAATTGGAGAGAAACAGCATTGAATGTTTGAAAAATCAGGAAAGTAGCTGGAAATCCAAAATAGCAGTTAAATTATTCTTGAGGAGTTACG atGCCAAATTAATTCCGTTTTTAACGGCAGAAGCAGTTTGGAAACAACTGTTGGCATACCACGATATAAAACTATTATATTCTTGGAATCATATTCATTATACCGAAAGTTACGATACTATAGAAATACCTGacaatttattgaaagtattcaaACAGTTTCCAATTACGAAcgatatgataaattatttaaattcgcCTGAGATACTGCCGCACGTTTCCACTTTTATTCTCAACGATTTATGTCGATTCGGTATTTTTTGTGAtagagacaaaaaaaattttatgaatataataacGAGATTGTATAATTCGAATAATTTACCGAATATTTACGAGATATTGAGAGATAGAAATAGTAATTTAacggaaaaagtttttttgaatcAGTTGGTTGATTATTGTGTGGATAATAGATTGATTCACGTGATGAGTAGTTGtatagaaaatttcgaaatcaacGAGGATACAGTAAAAGGTAATCGATATTTGGAACTTGTATTAAATTTTAGACAGTTGATAAAAGATTTCGAGGAACCTTTATTGAGAGATAATATCATCGAAGTTTCGACGTTTCTATCGGAAAATTTGGAAGTTTATTTTAAGAAGAATCcgttaattttattatcgattatattattttctaaagaaatttcaatggaaagtttaatagaaggaaaaacgttgaaaatggatgaaatagTGTCTAGTGAATCTATTGATTGTTTATTAGAAGAAATACCGTCTTTAATTACGATAACGAATAGGAAGAAAGTTatcgaagaagaaaaaaaattgtatttttacgAACTTTTATTGAAACATTATGGCGTTAACGTAaatcaattgtatttttttcaatttggagATTCGGTATTACCAGATTTCACTAATactcttttacaaaaaaaattcggTTACGTGAAGaagattaattatattttctacgTGAAACAATACAGACCAAGCATAGCGTCTAAATTATATCTTCTGAATCAATACGAAGATTTCAAAGGATTTTCCGAAGGTGATATCAaagttttacgaaaaaaaatattcaaaattgtccTTCGGAATATAACGAACATCGAAATAACATCCAGTTGTGTAGCTTTCTTAGAAATGATAGGCgttgattcaaattttataaaaataaccgtaacagttataaaaattttattagaagaCGGTATAGAaacgaatattttaaaaaaaatgttttcaaacatagaaaataatccTACGGAGATATTATCAGTATTAGAACCGATTGTTATGAAAGAAATCGATTTCGATAACCTCCTAGATGGTTCCTACTTCATCAAAGCCGTTAAATCCTACGATATCGTCGTTAATTTCACGATTTGCTACGATCTCAAATTACCGGAGATGTTTTTGAAAGCGTGCGGGGCTAACAACATGTGGTTGCCTTTTCTCGTTTTCGCCCAAATGAAGAATTACCCCGCCGAACAAATCAAGCCGCTCGTGCAGTCGTTCAGGAATCCGAATATGTTGGAACATCTCCACCACAGCGTCGTGCACGATATAAATATAGAACACAACGTGCTGATGGGCGAGAGGGATTCTCGGAATCACTATTTGTCAAGAATTGGTGTCAGGAAAAGTTTGGAAAACTTGAATCAGGGCGGTTCGATTTATAGCGCACCTTCGAGGTCGAGCTACGGTAGCGGTAGCAGTTCGGGAGGATCCGATTTTTTGGAAATCGACGTTTCGAATACTAAAGCCACGTTATTACAAACTTTAATAAGATGTCACAGTAGTACGGATCCACCGAGGGCCTTATTACAAGCTTGTCAGCTGTACAAAAATCCTGTATTGGCTATTTTCGCCACAAGTTACGAG CCAGATTCTTTAATAACAAACTGGTTGACGTGGCTAGCTGTTTCTTCCGGTTTATACGAAGTTTTCACGAATTTCGAACTAATCGCTCTGAATTCCCAATCGGTTTCTAAATTGTTGAACGatgttatgaaaaatagatttcCCAAGACTTTGCTGCaaagtttcgaaatttttatgccA ACCAATCCTTTGAGGTATTTCGTAGAATTTCTAAATCTGTGTATTGAAGGAGTCCAAGATGTTACAATTCTTACTGCTTTATTAAACACTTTTAAGACATCTTTAGGTCAATGCAGGAGATACAGTTTGATCTCAGAAACTGATCACGAGATGACATattccaataatataatttGGATAGAAAAAATAGTCGTTGAACTACTTTCTTCGACTCTACAATTCAACGTAACGTCCTTACACGAACAACTCGGATTAGTACGAACTCTAAATAAGATCGACATAAATAAATATGTCAACTGTCCggattttactaatttttttgatgttttggaAATTGTTTACAATTCCAACAGCGATATAAGATTCAatatcgatttgtttttgagCGATAAAGGTGAAGATGCAGCTCTAGACGAATGTGTAAACGCTTTTTTGGATAACTTTAGATTCGATGATGCTTTAAAAGTGGCCAAAATCAAAAATGCACCTTCAGATATAATCTTGATAAGGCAGTGGGAGCACAAATTCAAAACTAAGGATTCGAGAGGACTCGAATTTTGGATAAAGTGTAACGACGAATTCGAGTCCAGAAAATTAACTGCCGATTGTGTGGTCAAGTTTTTCTTGGAGCACGTATCCAAAGTGGAAACAAC cATAGAAAAATTCGAACTAATAAATTTAGCGCATAAATGGTCGAAAAATAACGATCTACCATCTCGAAAcgatttagaaaaagaaaaatggtcGGTGTATATAACGTTAGAGGAAAAATGGCGTACTTTGGACAACATAATCGCTGAAGAAACCCTTCGACTCGTTCCAtttgaagaaatgttgaatatgCTCGAAGAAATCCCGGTTAACAATAAGATCCTTTCTCCAGAAgccataaatataataaataccaTGATTAACGACGCCCTCGATAACGATCGATTTTGGTTAGCagttaaattggaaaaaatattcggTTGTAAAAATCCCCAtttggatattttgaaattgtgtCATAGTTTAGCCGAAGGTTTGGTACAACCTCAACACATCGGTCCCGAACACAAACTGTTTTTATCGAAGGGACTCTCCTTCGGAAGATTGAGtcataaaaaaactcaattgtTCACTAGGAATCCTGGAAACGTCCCCC gTTTTTCTATTGATGTTATCAATGATTCAGCTTCTTCGTCGAGCACCTCCGAAGGAACTGTCGATACAGTTAACGATTCCGGTCGAGATATATTGGGTATGTTGAGTTCGCTAGCTGGAAGAATTACCTGCGGTGTCGAAATAGCTCAAACAATATTAATGACCTACAGAATTAGTATCAATATCGATATTCCTTACAAATTGATAGTACCCACCAAAGATCCGATGAGAATGTTGAAAGCTGTCTTGGAAGAAAATTGCTCCAACAAATTGGAGATTGTCCACGATTTTGTTTCCGTTTATAAGTGGACTAAGGAGCAg GTTGCCGATTTGATTTGCGAAGAAATCGTTACGGCGGCTACAAAATTCGTTCAGTCTTGGTTAGAAGGTTTCACGATGTGGGATATAAAAATGGATgaagatttcaatttagttttaaaattacttCCCGATAATTGTTCTTCAATATTGGGAGATAAATTATACGCATTCGCGAGTGCTACCCATAAATCTCAG GTTGTAGCGgctttaaatttcaaaattaatcaaatagcactcgtaatCGAATTATTAATCATCGCACATTCTTGTTACACCGCCGATTGTAACATGgaaggaatttttttaatattaaaaaaatccagAATCGTAGTTTCccatttattgaaattgagaaGTTGGAAATTAATCGTCAGATTATTAACAGGTGTAGGTAGATACACTGAAATGACGTACgtgtttgaaattttaagaGAAAACGATCAATTCGAATTTTTGCTTAGGAAAGGTTCTCGAAAAGATAACGCTCTGAAAGCCGCCCTgttggaatatttgaaaaaatattgtcccGAAAATAAGGAGTTGTATAAAATAGTCGctttgcattttactttgttttcCGAAGTGGCTACAATTTGGGAAGGTGAAGCCGGATACgttatcaataatttgataGCTATCGCTAAATTGGATATGCAAAATAATAAACTCGATCCGGATACTGAACCCTTTATTCTATTTTCGAACACGGAGGATACCAAAATGTGTCTCAATAAG gcTCTTGAATATTACACGCATGCCACGGAATTCCATCTACAAGGAGAAAAGTTAACGAAAGCTATGAATTCCGCTAAACAAGCTGAATTGATAGCTTTACAGATATCTCTGTTTAAAGGATTACCAAATAATGCCAACGTTTTTTGTTTGCTCAATTtgattgaaattcaaattagaGAATTGATCACTCATCATTTAAG TTTCGATCAAAGTCTAATTCTTTCTGAATCCTATGGTTATTATCCCGAATGGGGCGCAGTTTTGTTCGCCCAATTCGTAAAACAAAATCGTACTAATTACTTAGAGGGTTTCGTGAAACACCTACCTCTCACCGATTCGTTGGTTAACGATATATCTAGAAGATTTTTGTCCTCCAAAACCAACAATATTTGTGAGATTAACAACATGAAAACGATATTATATCAACTACCATCCGTACATACAAAATATAGGATAGCCAGTGAACTTGGTTTTACTGATTTCGTAGAGGACTTGATATCTAGCGATCAGTTGGCTTATTTGAAGGATACTGTATGGAAAAATGGTTATAGGAATTGA
- the LOC130445638 gene encoding spatacsin isoform X2 — protein MDSIAENNEKPTPPRNLKPENIGLWKGWCCKGDREVAREAAAKGIAMDLVALFISQRKKIDLKEAEDYYKNEVLTWVNDLLNRKQIFRVSHILSNIGINPQEELSKIFCNTVNRELREYIGNHLKNQSKLDDNLLHLWHFLEIILNNSLVMSKWKLERNSIECLKNQESSWKSKIAVKLFLRSYDAKLIPFLTAEAVWKQLLAYHDIKLLYSWNHIHYTESYDTIEIPDNLLKVFKQFPITNDMINYLNSPEILPHVSTFILNDLCRFGIFCDRDKKNFMNIITRLYNSNNLPNIYEILRDRNSNLTEKVFLNQLVDYCVDNRLIHVMSSCIENFEINEDTVKGNRYLELVLNFRQLIKDFEEPLLRDNIIEVSTFLSENLEVYFKKNPLILLSIILFSKEISMESLIEGKTLKMDEIVSSESIDCLLEEIPSLITITNRKKVIEEEKKLYFYELLLKHYGVNVNQLYFFQFGDSVLPDFTNTLLQKKFGYVKKINYIFYVKQYRPSIASKLYLLNQYEDFKGFSEGDIKVLRKKIFKIVLRNITNIEITSSCVAFLEMIGVDSNFIKITVTVIKILLEDGIETNILKKMFSNIENNPTEILSVLEPIVMKEIDFDNLLDGSYFIKAVKSYDIVVNFTICYDLKLPEMFLKACGANNMWLPFLVFAQMKNYPAEQIKPLVQSFRNPNMLEHLHHSVVHDINIEHNVLMGERDSRNHYLSRIGVRKSLENLNQGGSIYSAPSRSSYGSGSSSGGSDFLEIDVSNTKATLLQTLIRCHSSTDPPRALLQACQLYKNPVLAIFATSYEPDSLITNWLTWLAVSSGLYEVFTNFELIALNSQSVSKLLNDVMKNRFPKTLLQSFEIFMPTNPLRYFVEFLNLCIEGVQDVTILTALLNTFKTSLGQCRRYSLISETDHEMTYSNNIIWIEKIVVELLSSTLQFNVTSLHEQLGLVRTLNKIDINKYVNCPDFTNFFDVLEIVYNSNSDIRFNIDLFLSDKGEDAALDECVNAFLDNFRFDDALKVAKIKNAPSDIILIRQWEHKFKTKDSRGLEFWIKCNDEFESRKLTADCVVKFFLEHVSKVETTIEKFELINLAHKWSKNNDLPSRNDLEKEKWSVYITLEEKWRTLDNIIAEETLRLVPFEEMLNMLEEIPVNNKILSPEAINIINTMINDALDNDRFWLAVKLEKIFGCKNPHLDILKLCHSLAEGLVQPQHIGPEHKLFLSKGLSFGRLSHKKTQLFTRNPGNVPPSSSSTSEGTVDTVNDSGRDILGMLSSLAGRITCGVEIAQTILMTYRISINIDIPYKLIVPTKDPMRMLKAVLEENCSNKLEIVHDFVSVYKWTKEQVADLICEEIVTAATKFVQSWLEGFTMWDIKMDEDFNLVLKLLPDNCSSILGDKLYAFASATHKSQVVAALNFKINQIALVIELLIIAHSCYTADCNMEGIFLILKKSRIVVSHLLKLRSWKLIVRLLTGVGRYTEMTYVFEILRENDQFEFLLRKGSRKDNALKAALLEYLKKYCPENKELYKIVALHFTLFSEVATIWEGEAGYVINNLIAIAKLDMQNNKLDPDTEPFILFSNTEDTKMCLNKALEYYTHATEFHLQGEKLTKAMNSAKQAELIALQISLFKGLPNNANVFCLLNLIEIQIRELITHHLSFDQSLILSESYGYYPEWGAVLFAQFVKQNRTNYLEGFVKHLPLTDSLVNDISRRFLSSKTNNICEINNMKTILYQLPSVHTKYRIASELGFTDFVEDLISSDQLAYLKDTVWKNGYRN, from the exons ATGGACTCGATTGCAGAAAATAACGag aaaCCTACTCCACCTCGGAATTTAAAACCTGAAAACATCGGATTATGGAAGGGGTGGTGCTGCAAAGGAGACAGAGAAGTCGCAAGAGAAGCGGCTGCAAAAGGCATCGCCATGGACCTAGTAGCACTGTTTATTTCACaaaggaaaaaaatcgatttgaaaGAAGCAgaagattattataaaaatgag GTACTTACATGGGTAAACGACCTTCTAAATcgcaaacaaatatttagagTATCTCATATATTGAGTAACATAGGAATCAATCCTCAAGAAgaattatcgaaaatattttgtaatacgGTGAATCGGGAATTACGAGAGTATATtggaaatcatttaaaaaatcaaagtaaattggACGATAATTTGTTACACTTATGgcattttcttgaaataattttgaacaacaGTTTGGTTATGTCCAAGTGGAAATTGGAGAGAAACAGCATTGAATGTTTGAAAAATCAGGAAAGTAGCTGGAAATCCAAAATAGCAGTTAAATTATTCTTGAGGAGTTACG atGCCAAATTAATTCCGTTTTTAACGGCAGAAGCAGTTTGGAAACAACTGTTGGCATACCACGATATAAAACTATTATATTCTTGGAATCATATTCATTATACCGAAAGTTACGATACTATAGAAATACCTGacaatttattgaaagtattcaaACAGTTTCCAATTACGAAcgatatgataaattatttaaattcgcCTGAGATACTGCCGCACGTTTCCACTTTTATTCTCAACGATTTATGTCGATTCGGTATTTTTTGTGAtagagacaaaaaaaattttatgaatataataacGAGATTGTATAATTCGAATAATTTACCGAATATTTACGAGATATTGAGAGATAGAAATAGTAATTTAacggaaaaagtttttttgaatcAGTTGGTTGATTATTGTGTGGATAATAGATTGATTCACGTGATGAGTAGTTGtatagaaaatttcgaaatcaacGAGGATACAGTAAAAGGTAATCGATATTTGGAACTTGTATTAAATTTTAGACAGTTGATAAAAGATTTCGAGGAACCTTTATTGAGAGATAATATCATCGAAGTTTCGACGTTTCTATCGGAAAATTTGGAAGTTTATTTTAAGAAGAATCcgttaattttattatcgattatattattttctaaagaaatttcaatggaaagtttaatagaaggaaaaacgttgaaaatggatgaaatagTGTCTAGTGAATCTATTGATTGTTTATTAGAAGAAATACCGTCTTTAATTACGATAACGAATAGGAAGAAAGTTatcgaagaagaaaaaaaattgtatttttacgAACTTTTATTGAAACATTATGGCGTTAACGTAaatcaattgtatttttttcaatttggagATTCGGTATTACCAGATTTCACTAATactcttttacaaaaaaaattcggTTACGTGAAGaagattaattatattttctacgTGAAACAATACAGACCAAGCATAGCGTCTAAATTATATCTTCTGAATCAATACGAAGATTTCAAAGGATTTTCCGAAGGTGATATCAaagttttacgaaaaaaaatattcaaaattgtccTTCGGAATATAACGAACATCGAAATAACATCCAGTTGTGTAGCTTTCTTAGAAATGATAGGCgttgattcaaattttataaaaataaccgtaacagttataaaaattttattagaagaCGGTATAGAaacgaatattttaaaaaaaatgttttcaaacatagaaaataatccTACGGAGATATTATCAGTATTAGAACCGATTGTTATGAAAGAAATCGATTTCGATAACCTCCTAGATGGTTCCTACTTCATCAAAGCCGTTAAATCCTACGATATCGTCGTTAATTTCACGATTTGCTACGATCTCAAATTACCGGAGATGTTTTTGAAAGCGTGCGGGGCTAACAACATGTGGTTGCCTTTTCTCGTTTTCGCCCAAATGAAGAATTACCCCGCCGAACAAATCAAGCCGCTCGTGCAGTCGTTCAGGAATCCGAATATGTTGGAACATCTCCACCACAGCGTCGTGCACGATATAAATATAGAACACAACGTGCTGATGGGCGAGAGGGATTCTCGGAATCACTATTTGTCAAGAATTGGTGTCAGGAAAAGTTTGGAAAACTTGAATCAGGGCGGTTCGATTTATAGCGCACCTTCGAGGTCGAGCTACGGTAGCGGTAGCAGTTCGGGAGGATCCGATTTTTTGGAAATCGACGTTTCGAATACTAAAGCCACGTTATTACAAACTTTAATAAGATGTCACAGTAGTACGGATCCACCGAGGGCCTTATTACAAGCTTGTCAGCTGTACAAAAATCCTGTATTGGCTATTTTCGCCACAAGTTACGAG CCAGATTCTTTAATAACAAACTGGTTGACGTGGCTAGCTGTTTCTTCCGGTTTATACGAAGTTTTCACGAATTTCGAACTAATCGCTCTGAATTCCCAATCGGTTTCTAAATTGTTGAACGatgttatgaaaaatagatttcCCAAGACTTTGCTGCaaagtttcgaaatttttatgccA ACCAATCCTTTGAGGTATTTCGTAGAATTTCTAAATCTGTGTATTGAAGGAGTCCAAGATGTTACAATTCTTACTGCTTTATTAAACACTTTTAAGACATCTTTAGGTCAATGCAGGAGATACAGTTTGATCTCAGAAACTGATCACGAGATGACATattccaataatataatttGGATAGAAAAAATAGTCGTTGAACTACTTTCTTCGACTCTACAATTCAACGTAACGTCCTTACACGAACAACTCGGATTAGTACGAACTCTAAATAAGATCGACATAAATAAATATGTCAACTGTCCggattttactaatttttttgatgttttggaAATTGTTTACAATTCCAACAGCGATATAAGATTCAatatcgatttgtttttgagCGATAAAGGTGAAGATGCAGCTCTAGACGAATGTGTAAACGCTTTTTTGGATAACTTTAGATTCGATGATGCTTTAAAAGTGGCCAAAATCAAAAATGCACCTTCAGATATAATCTTGATAAGGCAGTGGGAGCACAAATTCAAAACTAAGGATTCGAGAGGACTCGAATTTTGGATAAAGTGTAACGACGAATTCGAGTCCAGAAAATTAACTGCCGATTGTGTGGTCAAGTTTTTCTTGGAGCACGTATCCAAAGTGGAAACAAC cATAGAAAAATTCGAACTAATAAATTTAGCGCATAAATGGTCGAAAAATAACGATCTACCATCTCGAAAcgatttagaaaaagaaaaatggtcGGTGTATATAACGTTAGAGGAAAAATGGCGTACTTTGGACAACATAATCGCTGAAGAAACCCTTCGACTCGTTCCAtttgaagaaatgttgaatatgCTCGAAGAAATCCCGGTTAACAATAAGATCCTTTCTCCAGAAgccataaatataataaataccaTGATTAACGACGCCCTCGATAACGATCGATTTTGGTTAGCagttaaattggaaaaaatattcggTTGTAAAAATCCCCAtttggatattttgaaattgtgtCATAGTTTAGCCGAAGGTTTGGTACAACCTCAACACATCGGTCCCGAACACAAACTGTTTTTATCGAAGGGACTCTCCTTCGGAAGATTGAGtcataaaaaaactcaattgtTCACTAGGAATCCTGGAAACGTCCCCC CTTCTTCGTCGAGCACCTCCGAAGGAACTGTCGATACAGTTAACGATTCCGGTCGAGATATATTGGGTATGTTGAGTTCGCTAGCTGGAAGAATTACCTGCGGTGTCGAAATAGCTCAAACAATATTAATGACCTACAGAATTAGTATCAATATCGATATTCCTTACAAATTGATAGTACCCACCAAAGATCCGATGAGAATGTTGAAAGCTGTCTTGGAAGAAAATTGCTCCAACAAATTGGAGATTGTCCACGATTTTGTTTCCGTTTATAAGTGGACTAAGGAGCAg GTTGCCGATTTGATTTGCGAAGAAATCGTTACGGCGGCTACAAAATTCGTTCAGTCTTGGTTAGAAGGTTTCACGATGTGGGATATAAAAATGGATgaagatttcaatttagttttaaaattacttCCCGATAATTGTTCTTCAATATTGGGAGATAAATTATACGCATTCGCGAGTGCTACCCATAAATCTCAG GTTGTAGCGgctttaaatttcaaaattaatcaaatagcactcgtaatCGAATTATTAATCATCGCACATTCTTGTTACACCGCCGATTGTAACATGgaaggaatttttttaatattaaaaaaatccagAATCGTAGTTTCccatttattgaaattgagaaGTTGGAAATTAATCGTCAGATTATTAACAGGTGTAGGTAGATACACTGAAATGACGTACgtgtttgaaattttaagaGAAAACGATCAATTCGAATTTTTGCTTAGGAAAGGTTCTCGAAAAGATAACGCTCTGAAAGCCGCCCTgttggaatatttgaaaaaatattgtcccGAAAATAAGGAGTTGTATAAAATAGTCGctttgcattttactttgttttcCGAAGTGGCTACAATTTGGGAAGGTGAAGCCGGATACgttatcaataatttgataGCTATCGCTAAATTGGATATGCAAAATAATAAACTCGATCCGGATACTGAACCCTTTATTCTATTTTCGAACACGGAGGATACCAAAATGTGTCTCAATAAG gcTCTTGAATATTACACGCATGCCACGGAATTCCATCTACAAGGAGAAAAGTTAACGAAAGCTATGAATTCCGCTAAACAAGCTGAATTGATAGCTTTACAGATATCTCTGTTTAAAGGATTACCAAATAATGCCAACGTTTTTTGTTTGCTCAATTtgattgaaattcaaattagaGAATTGATCACTCATCATTTAAG TTTCGATCAAAGTCTAATTCTTTCTGAATCCTATGGTTATTATCCCGAATGGGGCGCAGTTTTGTTCGCCCAATTCGTAAAACAAAATCGTACTAATTACTTAGAGGGTTTCGTGAAACACCTACCTCTCACCGATTCGTTGGTTAACGATATATCTAGAAGATTTTTGTCCTCCAAAACCAACAATATTTGTGAGATTAACAACATGAAAACGATATTATATCAACTACCATCCGTACATACAAAATATAGGATAGCCAGTGAACTTGGTTTTACTGATTTCGTAGAGGACTTGATATCTAGCGATCAGTTGGCTTATTTGAAGGATACTGTATGGAAAAATGGTTATAGGAATTGA